In Streptomyces sp. NBC_01717, one DNA window encodes the following:
- a CDS encoding ABC transporter permease yields MSTAVKEASQEGGTVLVRRPGPQELHPVRTHRRRRTLELALAVAVPLVLVLLWQLAAARSWIDDRVYPAPSTILADGWDRAADGDLWPDVWATLKRVLGGYAIGTVAGYALGLLMGSLSLVRAALEPLLDALYVVPKLALLPVFLNMFGLGEGPQIALVAATVFFFVWISTMAAVLAVPIGHRDAGQVFGASPWQMFRHVLLPASLPAVLVGARIAAGVAVLVIVASEQIAAADGLGHLIFDSRALFQNDVMFVGIVCVAVLGVVFSEVVRIAGRLLTPWAPRDRGRSQS; encoded by the coding sequence ATGAGCACCGCCGTGAAAGAAGCGTCTCAGGAGGGTGGAACCGTCCTGGTGCGCAGGCCGGGCCCGCAGGAGCTGCATCCCGTACGCACCCATCGCAGGCGCCGCACCCTGGAGCTGGCGCTCGCCGTCGCCGTGCCGCTGGTTCTCGTCCTGCTCTGGCAGCTGGCCGCCGCCAGGTCCTGGATCGACGACCGCGTCTACCCTGCCCCGTCCACCATCCTCGCGGACGGCTGGGACCGGGCGGCCGACGGCGATCTGTGGCCGGATGTGTGGGCCACGCTCAAGCGGGTGCTCGGCGGCTATGCGATCGGGACCGTCGCCGGATACGCGCTCGGCCTGCTGATGGGGTCGCTCTCGCTCGTACGCGCGGCGCTGGAGCCGTTGCTCGACGCCCTCTACGTCGTCCCGAAGTTGGCCCTGCTGCCGGTCTTCCTCAACATGTTCGGCCTCGGCGAAGGGCCGCAGATCGCTCTGGTCGCCGCCACGGTCTTCTTCTTCGTCTGGATCTCCACCATGGCGGCCGTCCTCGCCGTCCCGATCGGTCACCGCGACGCCGGCCAGGTGTTCGGCGCCTCGCCCTGGCAGATGTTCCGGCACGTACTGCTGCCTGCCTCGCTGCCCGCGGTGCTGGTCGGCGCACGGATCGCGGCGGGCGTGGCCGTCCTGGTCATCGTGGCGTCCGAGCAGATCGCGGCGGCCGACGGGCTCGGCCATCTGATCTTCGACTCCCGGGCGCTGTTCCAGAACGACGTGATGTTCGTCGGCATCGTCTGCGTGGCGGTGCTCGGCGTCGTCTTCTCCGAAGTGGTGCGGATCGCCGGACGGCTGCTCACCCCGTGGGCCCCGCGCGACCGCGGCCGCAGCCAGTCGTGA
- a CDS encoding tetratricopeptide repeat protein: MVFMGDRATLLETGRFVQRRVHEMENMADAAFAAHATDDAEAVQAYENGGTAGDTEPSHSAESTQGIENTESTETAESEARHRRAADAGDTASMSVLGALLLRRGDLNGAEPYLRAATADGDRAAANNLGVLLHQRGYADEAAGWWRIAAVAGSAAAAHALGRHYRERGDEPGAEYWLRQSAEQGHALGAYALADLLEHRSDVGAERWLRAAAEQGHREAAYRLARTLESKAADDPHDAFGRPGADAGLGTVLPARSGAADGTGTGTGARKGGRADGHKDDGPVAGPATGRIGEAEQWYRQAAARGHRRAALHLGAILEQRGELKEAGRWYLTSAKSGEARAACALGFLLRDAGDEESAAVWWLRAAQEGDGNAANALGALHAARGEQQTAERWYRAAMDAGDVNGAYNLGLLCAAQDRTPQAEQWYRRAAYAGHREAANALAVLLLQAGDATGAQPWFSKAAEAGSVDAAFNLGILHAGRDEDRAALTWYERAAAAGHTEAALQVGMALLHHGEEQEAERHLRCAAGGGSAEAAFRLAGVLDSRQPPPGPPGLGEPMPEKTECEAWYERAAEQGHRRAQVRVGMLAASRGDLESAARWYREAAESGSRNGAFNLGLLLAREGSEREAALWWSRAANDGHGRAALRMALLAARRGELTEGQRWCARAVELGPAEVAERAARLREALHQELTA; the protein is encoded by the coding sequence ATGGTATTTATGGGGGACAGGGCAACTCTGTTGGAGACAGGGCGGTTTGTGCAGCGGCGCGTCCATGAGATGGAAAACATGGCAGATGCGGCTTTCGCCGCCCATGCCACGGACGACGCCGAGGCTGTCCAGGCTTACGAGAACGGTGGGACCGCCGGGGACACGGAACCGTCACACAGCGCCGAGAGCACTCAGGGCATCGAGAACACCGAGAGCACGGAGACCGCCGAGAGCGAGGCGCGGCACCGTCGCGCCGCCGACGCCGGAGACACCGCGTCGATGAGCGTCCTCGGTGCGCTGCTGCTGCGCCGGGGCGACCTCAACGGCGCCGAGCCCTATCTGCGTGCGGCCACCGCCGACGGCGACCGGGCCGCCGCCAACAACCTGGGTGTCCTCCTCCACCAGCGCGGCTACGCCGACGAGGCGGCCGGCTGGTGGCGTATCGCCGCCGTCGCCGGTTCCGCCGCCGCGGCCCACGCGCTGGGCCGCCACTACCGCGAGCGTGGCGACGAGCCGGGCGCCGAGTACTGGCTGCGCCAGTCCGCCGAGCAGGGCCATGCGCTGGGCGCGTACGCCCTCGCCGACCTGCTGGAGCACCGCAGCGACGTCGGCGCCGAGCGCTGGCTGCGCGCTGCCGCCGAGCAGGGGCACCGAGAGGCCGCGTACCGCCTGGCACGCACCCTGGAGAGCAAGGCCGCCGACGACCCGCACGACGCGTTCGGCCGCCCGGGGGCGGACGCCGGGCTGGGGACGGTCCTGCCGGCGCGCAGTGGCGCCGCCGACGGCACCGGAACCGGGACCGGTGCGCGCAAGGGGGGCCGTGCGGACGGGCACAAGGACGACGGACCGGTGGCGGGACCCGCCACCGGGCGCATCGGTGAGGCCGAGCAGTGGTACCGGCAGGCCGCAGCGCGCGGTCACCGCCGTGCCGCCCTGCACCTCGGCGCCATTCTGGAACAGCGCGGCGAGCTCAAGGAGGCCGGCCGCTGGTACCTCACCTCCGCCAAGAGCGGCGAGGCCCGGGCGGCCTGCGCGCTCGGCTTCCTGCTGCGCGATGCGGGCGACGAGGAGAGCGCGGCCGTGTGGTGGCTCCGCGCCGCCCAGGAGGGCGACGGCAACGCGGCCAACGCTCTGGGCGCCCTGCACGCCGCCCGCGGCGAGCAGCAGACCGCCGAGCGCTGGTACCGCGCCGCCATGGACGCGGGCGACGTCAACGGCGCGTACAACCTGGGGCTGCTCTGCGCGGCCCAGGACCGTACACCGCAGGCCGAGCAGTGGTACCGCCGTGCCGCCTACGCCGGTCACCGCGAGGCGGCCAACGCCCTCGCCGTGCTGTTGCTCCAGGCGGGCGACGCGACCGGTGCGCAGCCCTGGTTCTCCAAGGCCGCCGAGGCGGGCAGCGTCGACGCCGCCTTCAACCTCGGCATTCTGCACGCCGGGCGTGACGAGGACCGGGCAGCTCTGACCTGGTACGAGAGGGCCGCGGCCGCCGGGCACACCGAGGCCGCGCTGCAGGTCGGCATGGCCCTGCTGCACCACGGCGAGGAGCAGGAGGCCGAACGCCATCTGCGCTGCGCCGCGGGCGGCGGCAGCGCCGAGGCGGCCTTCCGGCTGGCCGGGGTGCTGGACTCGCGCCAGCCGCCGCCGGGCCCGCCCGGGCTCGGTGAGCCGATGCCGGAGAAGACCGAGTGCGAGGCCTGGTACGAGCGGGCCGCCGAGCAGGGGCACCGCCGCGCCCAGGTGCGCGTCGGCATGCTCGCCGCCTCCCGCGGTGACCTGGAGAGCGCCGCGCGCTGGTACCGCGAGGCCGCCGAGTCGGGCAGCCGCAACGGTGCCTTCAATCTGGGGCTGCTCCTCGCCCGCGAGGGCAGCGAGCGCGAGGCCGCTCTGTGGTGGAGCCGCGCCGCGAACGACGGCCACGGCAGGGCCGCGCTGCGGATGGCCCTGCTCGCCGCCCGCCGCGGCGAGCTCACCGAGGGGCAGCGCTGGTGCGCCCGTGCGGTCGAGCTGGGCCCGGCGGAGGTCGCGGAGCGGGCCGCCAGACTCCGTGAGGCCCTGCACCAGGAGCTGACCGCATAG
- a CDS encoding ABC transporter substrate-binding protein, whose amino-acid sequence MRTRTPLTCTVALVAASLLAAAGCAENASGSGDTDAAPRTVKTVAGCGAGSWTDPADLAADRRPARCDKGAPAPQPLAKKRKITVATGTLSAEYVAPLQVAVAKGEFAKEGLDVELKVLPTPDALPLLAKGDVDAQWAAPEAAVMNGIDGGFDIKWVAGNFSPDPTSKSGLWVRLKDGESAEHVDMAGRRMGTMIGKGSVIAYPMDTSLKKHGGGLDKISFQQLGSADVLTALQNGGVDSAWLLDPVWRKVDGDKRYAFLGGQPVGEPLGGLLFGPTLLTEDPDAGVAFLRAYIRTVNTYFAGDYKSDPAFVTELAKLMKIDEATLRSTPSMRMDWEIRTGTTDRLQQAYSDAGVSEGKPPVPEEKAVDRSMYAEAVGHRL is encoded by the coding sequence GTGCGCACACGTACCCCTCTCACCTGCACCGTCGCGCTCGTCGCGGCATCGCTGCTCGCCGCGGCGGGCTGTGCCGAGAACGCTTCCGGCAGCGGCGACACCGATGCCGCGCCACGCACCGTCAAGACCGTCGCCGGTTGCGGCGCGGGCAGCTGGACCGACCCGGCCGATCTGGCGGCCGACCGCAGACCGGCCCGCTGCGACAAGGGCGCGCCCGCCCCTCAGCCGCTGGCGAAGAAGCGGAAGATCACCGTCGCCACCGGCACACTCAGTGCGGAGTACGTCGCCCCGCTCCAGGTCGCCGTGGCGAAGGGCGAGTTCGCCAAGGAGGGCCTGGACGTCGAACTGAAGGTGCTTCCCACCCCGGACGCCCTGCCACTGCTCGCCAAGGGCGATGTCGACGCCCAGTGGGCGGCCCCCGAGGCAGCCGTGATGAACGGCATCGACGGCGGCTTCGACATCAAGTGGGTGGCAGGGAACTTCTCCCCGGATCCCACCTCCAAGAGCGGCCTGTGGGTGCGCCTCAAGGACGGCGAGAGCGCCGAGCACGTCGACATGGCGGGCCGGAGGATGGGCACGATGATCGGCAAGGGCTCGGTCATCGCGTATCCGATGGACACCTCGCTCAAGAAGCACGGCGGCGGCCTCGACAAGATCAGTTTCCAGCAGCTCGGTTCCGCGGACGTACTGACCGCCCTGCAGAACGGCGGCGTGGACTCCGCCTGGCTGCTCGACCCGGTCTGGCGCAAGGTGGACGGCGACAAGCGGTACGCGTTCCTGGGCGGCCAGCCGGTCGGCGAACCGCTGGGCGGCCTGCTCTTCGGCCCGACGCTGCTGACCGAGGACCCGGACGCGGGTGTCGCCTTTCTCCGCGCCTACATCCGGACGGTGAACACCTACTTCGCCGGGGACTACAAGTCCGATCCCGCGTTCGTGACGGAGCTGGCGAAGCTGATGAAGATCGACGAGGCGACGCTGCGGTCGACGCCGTCCATGCGGATGGACTGGGAGATCCGGACGGGTACGACGGACCGGCTGCAGCAGGCGTACAGCGACGCGGGCGTCTCGGAGGGCAAGCCGCCGGTACCGGAGGAGAAGGCCGTCGACCGGTCGATGTACGCGGAGGCGGTGGGCCACAGGCTCTGA